In Actinomycetota bacterium, the sequence CCATCACCGGGAAGCTCCTGAGCGAACTGGTGCTGGACGGAGAGACGAGCCTGGACATCGAGCCGTTCTCCCTTTACCGCTTCAAGTGAGGCGCGGGGTCGGGGGGCGGCGCGCAGGTGAACCCGGTCGTGGCGTTGCACCGCGGCTTCCTCTCTTGTGAACATCCGGCAAGGCGCAGGGCGGCCGCTCATGCGCCGGAAACGGCGGATGGGGTAATATTTTAAGCGTGGGGTCACGGACGCGCATCGCGTGGCGTGGCGCGAAGCGCGCGAGGCGCGCCGCGGGCGGAGTGCGAGGTCTGCGCCGCGTGAGCATGGCAGCGAGGAAAGGCAAGGCCCTGCGGGGCCGACCGTCATGCGAGGAAGGATGACTTGAAGGTACTTTTCGTCTACCCGGATTACAAGATCAACGTGGACCCGGGCAGCGGCCGCATGCTGGGCGTGGAGGAGGGCGGCTGGTACATGGAGGGGGTGGCGAGCCTTTCCGCCGTGCTCAAGGAGGCGGGACACGAGGTGTCGCTCTACCATCTTACCTCCCCGGCGGAGAGGGGAGACTTCCAGAAGACCCTGCGACGGGAGGGCCCCGACCTGCTTGGTTTCGTCACCATGACCAGGGAATATCCCCAGGTGAGGGAATACGTGCTCTGGGCCAAGGATTGCCTGGACGTCCCCGTGATATGCGGGAGCTATCATCCCACCACCCTGCCCGAGGAGGTCATCGCCACGGAAGGTGTGGACATGATCTGCCGCGGGGAGGGTGAGGAGGCATTGCTCGAGCTGGTGAAGAAGATGGACGCCGGGGAGGATTACCGCGACACCGCGAGCATCTGGGTGAAAGATGGCGGGGAGGTGCGTCGCAACCCGGTGCGGCCCCTCATCGAGGACATTGACGTCCTGCCCCTGCCGGACTTCGCCGTCTTCGATTTCTCCCGGCTCTTATCCACCCGCATCAACACGGGGGTGGTAATCCTCTCCCGGGGCTGCCCCTACAGCTGCACCTATTGCTCCAACAAGAAGATGCGCGACATCTATCCCAACAAGAACCGTTACTCGCGCTTCCACAGCCCGGAATACAGCATCGAGTACCTGAAAAAGCTCCTCGCGGTTTACCCCGGTATACGCTACCTGAACTTCCGCGACGACATCCTCCCCTGGAAGGACGGCTGGCTGGAGAGGTTCACCACGCTTTACCGCAGGGAGATAAACCTGCCCTTCATATGCAATTACCGCGCCAACCTGGTCACCCCGGAGATCGTGCGCATGCTGCGGGAGGCGGGTTGCTACCAGATGTTCTTCGGCGTCGAGAGCGGCAACGACTTCATCCGCAACCAGGTGCTGAACCGGCACATGTCGCGGGAGAAGATAGTGGCGGCATTTGCCGCCTGCCGCGAGGCGGGCATCAAGACGGTGGCCTACAACATGGTCGGCCTGCCCTACGAGGACAAGTCCCGGGTCCTGGACACCATCAAGCTCAACGCCGAGATAGGGGCGGACCATTCCCTGAGCCCCATCTACTATCCCTACCCGGACACGGCGCTTTTCGAGACGGCCGTGAAGGAGGGATGGGTGCCTCCCGTTTACGACTACCGCGAGGACCGCTACGTCGACCAACCCACCCTGCCGCGCGACCAGCTTTACTTCGCGCGCTATTATTTCCGTCCCTTCGTGCGCCTGTACCGCGCCATGGGGAAGCTGCCGGCAAGGGTTGCCGCGCCGCTGGAAAGAATGACGGACCGGCTTTTCGTCAGCCCGCATCTGCCCCATGCCTTCCTGGTGTGGCTGGCGCGTTCCCTGGAGAGAACGCGAAACCGGCTCAAGGAGCAGCTAAGCCGTCGGGCGCCGGGGCTTTACCTCTTCGTGCGCGATCGCGTGCGGGGCGTGTCCCGCCGCGGGAGGGGGGACGGGTGATGGCCCCGCGGGAAGGTGGGATCGTGCGTGCGCGGATCATGCGCGCGGGAGCGTCTTCTGTCGCACGGAGGCCGTCATGGCTAACTGCGTGAGCTGCGGACGGGAGATAGAACCGGGCACCCTCTTCTGCGAGCAGTGCTACGCGAAGATGAAGGGAAGGCGGGGCCCGCTGCGCCGCGTCGAGGGGGGCGCGGAGGGAGGCTCCACCGCCGAGGTCGGGGGCGTGGCGCGCGAGGGGCCCGCCACCGCCGGCGGAGCGGCGACAAGAAGGGCCAGCGGCACGCTCACCCCGGCTTCCCAGAAGAAGGTAGTATCCCTGCGGCCGGAGCTGGAGAGGGAGCGCAAGGAAAAACATGGCAAGAGCGGGAAGAGGTTCACCATCACCATCACCTTCAGCGAGAGGACCTACGAGATGCTCTCGCGTCTCGGGCGCGGCAAGAAGGCGCGAGGGGGGGCTGACGGGCCGGCGGCGGGAGAGGGCGGGAAGGCCGCCTCGCCCGCAAAGGGCAGGTCGGCGAGTGCACGGAGGGGACCGCACGGCAGGCCGGCGCTGAAGGCTGTGGAGGGGAGGACCGGTAGAGGAGGGGGCGGGAGGGCCGTGGCGAAAGGGTTCATGGGCTGGATAGCGAAACGGGAGAGGAAGTGGGACAGGATGGATTATGCCGCGCTGCTGCTGGCGACCGCGGCGGCCGTCCTTATCCTCGCGTTGTCCTTCGCGGGATGGGTGCGGGTGAGCTGGGGCGCGGCGGATGGGCCGGCTGCATACGTTGTCTCTATCGAGGGGGTGGACCTGGGGGTCCTCACCTATTTGATCATCGTACTGGCAGTGGCAGCCCTGCTCTACATCCCCGCGGCTTGGCGCCTTGAGCGGTGGTTGCGCGGCCTGGACTTCGGAGTGGTGCTGTTGCTGGCGGGATTACTGATAATCGTGCTCTTCTACGCCGACATCGCGTCCAACCAGAGGATATTCGACATCGCCTACCGCCTGGCGAACCAGAGAGGCATATATCCCGAGGGGGTGCTGGTGCAGCGGGAGACCATGGCCGCCGCGTACCTCATGGCCCTCATGGGGGTGCTCATGGCCTTCTCCGGGCTTGTGCGCCTCTCCGAGCGCAGGGAAGCGGGGGCGAAGGCGGGCGGAGGAGGGTGAGGCATGACCGAGGGAGAGAGCGCCTATGAGCTCCTGCAGGAGGCGCGCCGGCTGCTGGGCCAGCGCAAGGCGGCGCAGGCGGCCCTGTTGCTTGAAAGGGCCAAGGTCCTGGAGCCGCGGCGGGGATCCATAGTGGAAGCACTGGGCATAGCGTACTACAACAGCGGGCGGCACGAGCAGGCCTGCCGCGAGTTCGAGGAGGCCCTGGAGATAGACCCCACCAACCATTACGCGCGTTTCGGGCTGGGAAGGTGCCTGCATCGCGCCGGCCGCCTGCAGCAGGCGATAGGGCAGGTTAAGCTGGCGGCGGCCATGGCTCCCGAGATGGAGCTGTACGGCGAGACCCTGCGCCGCCTGCAGCGCGAGCTCGGGGCGTGCGGAGGAACAGGCACATGAATCCCCGCAGCCGCACCTCGCCCCTGGCGAGATACGACGTGCTCCTCATGGACATGGACGGCGTGCTATACCTGCACAACGAGCCCATAGCGGACGCGGTGCGCTTCGTGTCCGCGGTGCGCGGGATGGGGAAGGCGATACTCTTTCTCACCAACAACTCGAAGTACACGCGCGGCGAGTACAGGAAGAAGCTCGAGGCCATGGGCATACCATCCCGCGAGGAGGAAATCCTCACCTCGGCGGGGGCGACGGCGCAGTATCTCGTGGAGAACCACGACCTGGAGGGACGGTCGGCCTTCCTTATCGGCGGCGAGGGTCTGTACGAGGAGGTGGGGAGGACGGGCCTGCGCCTGCTGGCGGGCGAGGAGGGGAGCACGGCCGACTACGTCATCGTCGGCTGGGACACGGAGCTAACCTACGAGAAGCTGCGCATCGCGTGTCTCGCGTTGCACCGGGGCGCTGCCTTCATCGGGACCAACGCCGACGCGACCTTCCCGTCCCCGGAGGGGTTGTGGCCGGGGGCGGGGGCCATACTGGCCGCGCTGGAGAAGGCGGCGGGCAGGGAAGCGCTGGTGGTGGGCAAGCCCAATCTCTACATGATGCAGGCCGCGCTGCACGTCTCGGGAGGACGCCCGGACCGCACCCTGATGGTGGGAGACCGGCTGGAGACGGATGTTCTGGGGGGATGGCGCGCCGGCCTCGATACCTGCCTGGTGCTCACCGGCGTCTCGAAAAGGGAGGACCTGGAGGGTTACCGCCCCCAGCCCGACCTGGTGGTGGAGAGCCTCGGGGAGCTGCTATGAACGTGGTTGCGGCAAGGGAATGGACGCGCGAACTGCACCGGCGGTGGGTTCCGGGGGCGCCGGACGGACATGCGGCGTACGCAGCGCTCCTTTCGGAACTCTGCCCCGAGGGAGGACGCGTGCTCGACCTCGGCTGCGGCAGTGAGGCCTTCCTCTCCTTTCTCCTTCCCCGCGCCGAGATCATAGGCGTCGATCGAGATGAGGTCTCCGGGCCCTACCATGCCTACCTTCGCGCCGACCTCGAGGGTGGGATCCCCCTGGGGGACGAGAGCGTGGACCTCGCTGCCTGTAAGTTCCTCCTCGAGCATATCCAAGAGCCCGGGCGCCTGCTGAGAGAGGTGCGTCGCGTGCTCAGGCCGGGAGGTCACCTGGTGATCATGACCCCCAACGTCCTCTACTATCCCTACGCCGCAAACCTCGTCCTCTCGCGCTTGCTGCCCCAGGAGTGGCGCATGGGCCTGGTCGGTAGGTTGACGGGACGGGGCAGCGATGAGGTCTACCCCGTCCATTACCGCTGCAACACGCCGCGTCGCGTGCGCAGGGAGCTCGCGGATGCCGGCTACGAGTTGCTCTGCCTGGATACCTACGGGGACTGCCTGGTGAGCGCCTTCTGCCGTACGGCGGGACTGATCGCGGTGGCCTACGAGGCGGCGGCCGTGCGCCGCGGGTGGCGCGCCGCCGGGGGCTTCATAGTGGCGGCGGGACGCCGCGCGTGAGCGGGAAGGAGGCGGCATTGATCCCACTTTACGACCGCAACCCCACCCGCCGTGCACCAGTCGTCACCATGGGGCTCATACTGGCCAACCTGGCCGTTTTCCTCTACATGCTCGTACTCACGGGAACGCGCCTCGACCTCTTCTTCTACCGCTATTCCGTTGTGCCCTGGGAGATCGTGCACGGCGCCCGGCTGCCCCTGGGGGCGCTGCAGCAGGTATTCGGTTACCCCGTGTCGGCCGTCCCCTCCAAGCAGGTCTACCTGCCCCTCCTGACCTCCATGTTCCTCCACGACGGGTGGCTGCACATCCTTGGAAACATGCTCTACCTATGGATATTCGGCAACAACGTGGAGGACGTCATGGGCCATGTCCCATTCCTCTTCTTTTACCTGGTGTGCGGGGTGGGCGGGACCCTCGCCCACGTCGCCGTCTATCCGCAGAGCATCACTTTCCTGCTGGGGGCGAGCGGGGCCATCTCCGGGGTCCTGGGGGCATACCTGCTCCTCTACCCCAGGGCCACCATTTACACGCTCTTCATCTTCTTCATCGTGCCCATACCAGCCTTCGTTGTCATCGGGTTCTGGATAGCGCTGCAGTTCGTCGAGGGCGTCACCTCCGCCGTGGGCGGCGTCTCCGCCGGCACCGCGTGGTTCGCTCACCTGGGAGGCGTGGCATTGGGCCTCATCCTCACCTCCGTCTTCCTGCCCGCCCTGCGGCGCCGCCGCGATGTCCTGCTGGCCATGCCCCCGCGACACTGGTTCCAGGGCTGAACGCCGTCCGCCCCACCGACTTTCGTGAAATGGCCCCGCGCCCGGCATCATCCCCTTTCCCGCGAAGGATCTCACGGTCGCGGCGTGGGCATGCGGAAGGGGCCCGGCGGACGGAGTTGCGAGCGCGACGGGATAAGGGGGATCCTTGGCTTGGTGCCGGTCACGTGATGCCCCCGGAACCTCTCCGGGCGAACATGCAGGTACGAGGATTCGGGGGATCCTTGGCCCGGTGCCGGTCGCACCCGGGTGTGCGGCGGTCGGTGTTTCACGGCCGTCCTCAACGGTAGGCGGCGAGGAGTATGGGGTAGGGGTTGACGGCGGGCCCGCCGCCGGGGTGGAACTCGAAATGCAGGTGGGGAGGGCCGCCGACGGCGTTTCCGGTATCTCCCACGTAACCGATGACCGTTCCGGCGCTCACGTGTCCGGTGGCCTCGAAGCGCTGCAGGTGCATGTAGTAATATACGTTGCCGTCATCGCCGACCAGCCTCACGTACAGGCCCGCGTTCTTTCCCTCCCCCTGGTAAACCGTGCCGGACACGCAGGCAACGCAGGGCGTGCCCATGGCGGCGAAGATGTCGTTGCCCTGGTGGAGGTGGCCGGTGCGGGGCGCGTGCCAGTCGTTGGAGAAGGAACACGGTCCCTGTACCGGGAAGACGAAGTTCCCGATGGGGGTGCTGCGCGGCGTGCCGTAGTACATCCCCTGGGTCAGCAACTCGAGGATCTCCTTGTTCAGGCTGTCGAGGAGCTTCTGCTGCTCCTGCAGGGAGGCCTCCAGGGCCTGGCGCTTGGCGTTCACGTTGGCGAGGGTCTGCATCTGCTGATTCTCCTTCTCCTCGAGCATCCTCTGTTTCTCGCTGATCTCCTCGCGCAGCCGCTTCACCTCGCTGTAGACCTGGAAGTCGCGGTTCCCGATGTAGGAAAAGAAGTCATAACGGGTGAGGAAGTCGTCAAGGCTGGTGGATTCCAGGAGCAGTTCCATGGAGCTCACCTCGCCTGACTTGTATATCGATCGCAACCTCTCGTTGAGGATGGTGCGGGCACGCTTGTAGTCGCGATGTGCCTTTTCCAGTTCTTCCCTGTTGCGCTCCACCTCGCCCCGTATGAGCTCGTAAGCGTCCTTGGCGGCGTTGTATTCCTGGGCCAGTCGCTGGGATTCCGCCTTCATGGCCTCCATCTCTCTTCGCACCCTTTCCGCTTCGGCCTGCTTCTCCTGCAGGGTGGCGGAGGGGGAAAGGGGAGCGGGCAGGAGAAGCAAGAGAGCGGTTAACGCGGCCAAGGCGACGGCCCCGCGGGCCGCCGGCCTGACCCCGCGGCGTTTCTCTCCTGCGGACTGCGAGCGACGCATGTTCTCTCCCGCCCTCCTGTGCCTTCCTGTTCTATGATCCCGCCTCACGTTCCGCGAGACCCCCTTGCAGTATCA encodes:
- a CDS encoding B12-binding domain-containing radical SAM protein; amino-acid sequence: MKVLFVYPDYKINVDPGSGRMLGVEEGGWYMEGVASLSAVLKEAGHEVSLYHLTSPAERGDFQKTLRREGPDLLGFVTMTREYPQVREYVLWAKDCLDVPVICGSYHPTTLPEEVIATEGVDMICRGEGEEALLELVKKMDAGEDYRDTASIWVKDGGEVRRNPVRPLIEDIDVLPLPDFAVFDFSRLLSTRINTGVVILSRGCPYSCTYCSNKKMRDIYPNKNRYSRFHSPEYSIEYLKKLLAVYPGIRYLNFRDDILPWKDGWLERFTTLYRREINLPFICNYRANLVTPEIVRMLREAGCYQMFFGVESGNDFIRNQVLNRHMSREKIVAAFAACREAGIKTVAYNMVGLPYEDKSRVLDTIKLNAEIGADHSLSPIYYPYPDTALFETAVKEGWVPPVYDYREDRYVDQPTLPRDQLYFARYYFRPFVRLYRAMGKLPARVAAPLERMTDRLFVSPHLPHAFLVWLARSLERTRNRLKEQLSRRAPGLYLFVRDRVRGVSRRGRGDG
- a CDS encoding zinc ribbon domain-containing protein; the protein is MANCVSCGREIEPGTLFCEQCYAKMKGRRGPLRRVEGGAEGGSTAEVGGVAREGPATAGGAATRRASGTLTPASQKKVVSLRPELERERKEKHGKSGKRFTITITFSERTYEMLSRLGRGKKARGGADGPAAGEGGKAASPAKGRSASARRGPHGRPALKAVEGRTGRGGGGRAVAKGFMGWIAKRERKWDRMDYAALLLATAAAVLILALSFAGWVRVSWGAADGPAAYVVSIEGVDLGVLTYLIIVLAVAALLYIPAAWRLERWLRGLDFGVVLLLAGLLIIVLFYADIASNQRIFDIAYRLANQRGIYPEGVLVQRETMAAAYLMALMGVLMAFSGLVRLSERREAGAKAGGGG
- a CDS encoding tetratricopeptide repeat protein, producing the protein MTEGESAYELLQEARRLLGQRKAAQAALLLERAKVLEPRRGSIVEALGIAYYNSGRHEQACREFEEALEIDPTNHYARFGLGRCLHRAGRLQQAIGQVKLAAAMAPEMELYGETLRRLQRELGACGGTGT
- a CDS encoding HAD-IIA family hydrolase — protein: MNPRSRTSPLARYDVLLMDMDGVLYLHNEPIADAVRFVSAVRGMGKAILFLTNNSKYTRGEYRKKLEAMGIPSREEEILTSAGATAQYLVENHDLEGRSAFLIGGEGLYEEVGRTGLRLLAGEEGSTADYVIVGWDTELTYEKLRIACLALHRGAAFIGTNADATFPSPEGLWPGAGAILAALEKAAGREALVVGKPNLYMMQAALHVSGGRPDRTLMVGDRLETDVLGGWRAGLDTCLVLTGVSKREDLEGYRPQPDLVVESLGELL
- a CDS encoding class I SAM-dependent methyltransferase, whose protein sequence is MNVVAAREWTRELHRRWVPGAPDGHAAYAALLSELCPEGGRVLDLGCGSEAFLSFLLPRAEIIGVDRDEVSGPYHAYLRADLEGGIPLGDESVDLAACKFLLEHIQEPGRLLREVRRVLRPGGHLVIMTPNVLYYPYAANLVLSRLLPQEWRMGLVGRLTGRGSDEVYPVHYRCNTPRRVRRELADAGYELLCLDTYGDCLVSAFCRTAGLIAVAYEAAAVRRGWRAAGGFIVAAGRRA
- a CDS encoding rhomboid family intramembrane serine protease, with product MIPLYDRNPTRRAPVVTMGLILANLAVFLYMLVLTGTRLDLFFYRYSVVPWEIVHGARLPLGALQQVFGYPVSAVPSKQVYLPLLTSMFLHDGWLHILGNMLYLWIFGNNVEDVMGHVPFLFFYLVCGVGGTLAHVAVYPQSITFLLGASGAISGVLGAYLLLYPRATIYTLFIFFIVPIPAFVVIGFWIALQFVEGVTSAVGGVSAGTAWFAHLGGVALGLILTSVFLPALRRRRDVLLAMPPRHWFQG
- a CDS encoding peptidoglycan DD-metalloendopeptidase family protein, which encodes MAALTALLLLLPAPLSPSATLQEKQAEAERVRREMEAMKAESQRLAQEYNAAKDAYELIRGEVERNREELEKAHRDYKRARTILNERLRSIYKSGEVSSMELLLESTSLDDFLTRYDFFSYIGNRDFQVYSEVKRLREEISEKQRMLEEKENQQMQTLANVNAKRQALEASLQEQQKLLDSLNKEILELLTQGMYYGTPRSTPIGNFVFPVQGPCSFSNDWHAPRTGHLHQGNDIFAAMGTPCVACVSGTVYQGEGKNAGLYVRLVGDDGNVYYYMHLQRFEATGHVSAGTVIGYVGDTGNAVGGPPHLHFEFHPGGGPAVNPYPILLAAYR